The sequence CGTTCGAGTACAAGTACGTCGGCGCCGGCGGCGGCACGGGAGACACGCCGTACGATCCGATGGAACCGGGGGCCGCGCCCGAGCGGCTGCCGCCTCCCGGCGAGGTCGAGCGCGGCGGCAGCGAGCAGCTGGTGTCGTCGGCGAAGCCGGCCGGCGTAGTCAGCATGGAGGGCTTCGATTCGACGCTCTACTTCCTCGACGAGCGCGAGATCGAGTACATCCACAACGAGATCGCCAAGGACTACTCGGCCGATCTCAGGCCGCTGGTGATCGCGTCGCTGCTCGACACCTTCGAGACGCAGGAGGACGTGGGCGTGCGCGAGGAGATCGCGCGCATTCTCGACGGAATCCTGATCAACCTGCTGTCCACCAACCAGGTCCGCACGGTGGCGTATCTGCTGCGCGAGGTCGCGCTCACCGCGCAGCGCGCCAGGGAGATGACCGAGGTTCAGAAGCAGCGGTTCTCGGATCTGCCCGAGCGGTTGTCCGACGGCGCGGTGCTCGGCCAGCTGCTGGAGACGCTGGAGGAGGCGCCGCTCTCGCTCCCGCAGGGCGACATCTCCGAGCTGTTCCTCCAGCTGCGACCGGCCGCGCTCGAGACCGTGTTCGCGTTCACGCCGCGCTCGCAGAACCGCGAGCTGTGCGAGCTGCTGGAGAACGCGGCCGACCGTCTCGCCGCGTTGCACACGTCCGAGCTGGTGCGGCTGATCACCGTCGGCGATCCCGTCGTGGTGCAGGAAGCGATTCAGCGCGCCGCCGTAATGAAGGCGGCCGCGGCGGTGCCGGCGCTGGGCCAGGTGATCAACACCGGCGCCGATCCGGGCATGCGGCTCGCGGCCGTGCTCGCGCTCGCCGACATCGGCTCGCCCGGCGCGCTGCAGGTGCTGGAGAAATGCGTGGAGGATTCCGAGCGGGACGTCCGGGTCGCGTCCGTCCGCGCGCTCGGCGGGCGGTCGTACCGGGCGGCGCTGCCGCGGGTGGAGAAGGCGCTCAAGGGCAAACCGCTGCGGGAGACCAACCTCACTGAGAAGATGGCGTTCTTCGAGGCGTACGGCGTGCTCGCGGGCGACGCCGGCGTGGACTTCCTCGACTCGGTGCTGAACGGCAAGGGCACCTTCGGCAAGCGCGAGGAGCCCGAGTTCCGCGCATGCGCGGCAATGGCCCTCGGCAAGATCAACACGCGGCGCGCGCGGGAATCGCTGGAGAAGGCCGCCGGCGACAAGGACGCCGTGGTAAAGAACGCGGTGACCAGAGCCATCCGCGGGGTAGCCGCATGACGTCGCAGCAGGTTACGACTCCGTCGTCGGGCGCCTGGCCCCTCTCCGAGCACGGCAATCCGGCGTACGTCCGCAAGATCGGGCGCACGCTGATCATCGGCATGTACAGCGCGATGCGGTCCATCAAGCTGTATCCGCCGGAGCACACGTCGGTGCAGCGCGCGCTCGAGGACGTGGCGAACGTCGCGCGCGAGATCCGCGAGCACGAGCACGAGCACGAGCTCGAGTTCCGGGTGTCCGGCGAGTTCATCTTCCTGAACGAGACGCGGCTCCGTCTCGACCTCACGAACTACGCCAGCTTCGGCCAGGTGCTCACCATCTGCAAGGCGAGCGGCGTGGGCGCGATCCGCGTGCCCGACGTCGCCACGCCCAACGACTGGCTGGTGTTCCTGAACGCGCTCGACACGCCGCTCAAGGGCGATCCTGAGGGGAGCCTCGAGCGGCTGATGGAGCGGCTGCGCGGCGCCGGCGTCGCCGCCTTCGAGCTGGAGCCGCCGTCGGAATCCGCGACCGACCGCGAGGCCAGCGAGCAGGTGCAT comes from Gemmatimonadaceae bacterium and encodes:
- a CDS encoding HEAT repeat domain-containing protein, producing MTSPTSAPVQAPDSVEPPPFAAAIVTDVLKTFSKAVRAHALYLPNNPMHARSMEAARAAFQGLWQQTDELVLQVSETQFLWEELLVYEDTEKSTDNLAWVFFKDGLREIKICKGFEMTDMDAIMEIIQRVRSATADDDDMLTILWEQEFSTFEYKYVGAGGGTGDTPYDPMEPGAAPERLPPPGEVERGGSEQLVSSAKPAGVVSMEGFDSTLYFLDEREIEYIHNEIAKDYSADLRPLVIASLLDTFETQEDVGVREEIARILDGILINLLSTNQVRTVAYLLREVALTAQRAREMTEVQKQRFSDLPERLSDGAVLGQLLETLEEAPLSLPQGDISELFLQLRPAALETVFAFTPRSQNRELCELLENAADRLAALHTSELVRLITVGDPVVVQEAIQRAAVMKAAAAVPALGQVINTGADPGMRLAAVLALADIGSPGALQVLEKCVEDSERDVRVASVRALGGRSYRAALPRVEKALKGKPLRETNLTEKMAFFEAYGVLAGDAGVDFLDSVLNGKGTFGKREEPEFRACAAMALGKINTRRARESLEKAAGDKDAVVKNAVTRAIRGVAA